GATGAATATGTTAAAAAAACAAACGAAGATGAGGCTGATTTTACCGATGTTGCAAACTTACTAGATATTATTAATGATGGTTCTAGAACTACCGATGCAGCAGCATGGAGAGCGAGTTTAGAAACAGTTTTTGATACCGATGTGTATTTAAAATATTTAGCTGTAAATACGGTTATTCAAAACTGGGATACTTATGGTAGAATGACGCATAATTACTTTTTGTATAATAATCCTGATACCGGTAAATTAAACTGGATTCCTTGGGATAACAACGAGTCTTTACAAACAGGGAAACAAGGAGGTGCATTGTCTTTAGATTTTTCAGGATTAAATTCATCAACATGGCCATTAATTGGTTATATCTATAGTGATGAGGTTTACAGAGCAAAATACGATGCTTATGTTCAGGAAGTTGTCGATGGGCCTTTTGAAACAAGTGCTATGCAAGCCTTGTACGATTCTTATTCATCTTTACTAGAAGAATATGCAAATGCCGAGGTTTCGGGTTATACGTTTTTAAACTCAAGTGCCGATTTTCAATCTTCTGTAAGTGGTTTAAAAAGTCATGTGTCTAGCAGGGCATCTGCAGTAAGTAGTTACTTAAATGATTAATATTTATAAATATTTTTAAGAAAAAACACCTCAAAAGCTCAATGTTTTTGGGGTGTTTCTTTTTCTTATGAATAAAAAGTGAAAATTGGCGCAAGTTTATTTTTATAAACACATCTAAAAAAACATATCAATTATATATAACTTTAAAGAATAGATTAAAATGAAAAAGGAAATTAAAAAAATAGTGCCGTATTCGAGCTTTTTAGCTTTGATATTAATGTCGGTACTTGCGTGCAGTGGCAGTGAGGATAGCAGTTCTGAAGAAGCTGATAATGATGAAGAAGGAGAAGCAGTAACAGAATTACACGCTGCTTTTGCGGCATTTAATTCAGATGCGGTTACGGCTATTTTATCTGATGATGGTACGGAGGTTTACATTGAAACAACTGGGTATCCAGATCATACCTCAGTGTATTGGGAAACAGATAATGCGCTTTACATCGATGAGCCAGATGTTTCAAAAACAACTCAAGGCACTTATATAGGTGGTGGACAAGGTGAAGCTTCTAGTTTTACAGTTGATGCAACACCAGACTTAACTGGCGCTACTGTTACTACGCAATTAGGTACCATTGGTATAGCGGTTAGTGGATCTGCTATTTTCAACGATCAGGAAGGTGCGGGCGATTTAGATGAGGCTGCAGGGAGTCTAGATTGGGCTGGTGGACATAAAGGTCCTGGCGTGTATCACTATCATTTAGAGCCAA
The window above is part of the Algibacter sp. L3A6 genome. Proteins encoded here:
- a CDS encoding YHYH protein, which gives rise to MKKEIKKIVPYSSFLALILMSVLACSGSEDSSSEEADNDEEGEAVTELHAAFAAFNSDAVTAILSDDGTEVYIETTGYPDHTSVYWETDNALYIDEPDVSKTTQGTYIGGGQGEASSFTVDATPDLTGATVTTQLGTIGIAVSGSAIFNDQEGAGDLDEAAGSLDWAGGHKGPGVYHYHLEPTPITSDDDNLVGILLDGVFIYGRQCNSTGGTPTDLDASGGHTSVTQYTDGAEEYHYHIINEVYAASNYAYTPAYVVFAGPFQGY